One Paenibacillus sp. FSL W8-0186 genomic window carries:
- a CDS encoding sensor domain-containing diguanylate cyclase: protein MKRMKLSLRYLIVCVALLSFSLTLISSLLSGYDTNKQTLIANTLETNRMYAEKLAQATDGFLYTTLQTLSVSAAEIATIMDDEAALLKEADRLKMQTNTFNSVAITDPSGKVLATSPQSLDLKGRILTSPESKEALEERRPLISKPYTGITGRLIIFISYPIFDEQYNYLGLVGGTLYLKEMNILNEILGEHFYKDGSYVYVVDQDGRIIYHQDQSRVNEVVDENPVVRKLMNGERGAERVINTKKKDMLAGYSYIPTADWGVVSQRDTEVTLAPAKEMLKKMIVTSFPFLFVSLIFIIWLSNKIAQPLHKLAYYTENSTEKNQEKHIAKIPAWYYEVIQLKKALVHSLAILHNRINYSTHQSRTDSLTRLANRRGMEEHMKKWLEEEKPFSLILLDIDHFKRVNDTYGHAAGDHVLQFLAMQMTETAGSNHICCRYGGEEFVILLPDTAQQDAVKVAERLRSKMERTVSPCGDIVTVSAGVAAYPEHASDLDGLVAKADASLYEAKKRGRNQIVAFEPHDVIQA, encoded by the coding sequence ATGAAAAGAATGAAACTGTCGCTGCGGTATTTGATTGTTTGTGTGGCTCTATTATCTTTCAGTTTAACGCTGATAAGCAGCTTGCTGAGCGGATACGACACCAACAAGCAGACGCTGATTGCCAACACGCTGGAGACGAACCGGATGTATGCGGAGAAGCTGGCGCAGGCGACGGATGGCTTCCTTTATACGACATTGCAGACTTTGAGCGTTAGCGCGGCGGAAATCGCGACAATCATGGATGACGAGGCGGCTCTTCTGAAGGAAGCGGATCGTTTGAAAATGCAAACGAATACTTTCAATTCCGTGGCGATTACTGATCCCAGCGGAAAAGTATTGGCTACATCTCCGCAATCGCTTGATCTTAAAGGTAGAATATTGACTTCACCTGAGAGCAAGGAAGCGCTGGAAGAGAGAAGGCCGCTCATTTCGAAACCCTACACGGGGATTACGGGACGACTGATTATTTTTATCTCATATCCAATTTTCGATGAGCAGTATAATTATTTGGGTCTGGTTGGCGGGACGCTTTATTTGAAGGAAATGAACATTCTCAATGAAATTCTGGGAGAACATTTCTACAAAGACGGCTCGTATGTTTACGTAGTAGATCAGGACGGACGTATCATATATCATCAGGATCAAAGCCGCGTTAATGAAGTCGTGGACGAGAATCCGGTCGTTCGGAAGCTGATGAATGGAGAGCGGGGGGCCGAGCGGGTCATTAACACGAAGAAGAAGGACATGCTGGCAGGATACAGTTATATTCCTACGGCCGACTGGGGCGTGGTATCGCAGCGGGATACGGAGGTAACACTGGCTCCTGCGAAGGAAATGCTGAAGAAGATGATCGTTACCTCCTTTCCGTTCTTGTTCGTATCGCTCATATTCATCATCTGGCTGTCCAATAAAATAGCGCAGCCACTGCATAAGCTGGCTTATTATACAGAGAATAGCACGGAGAAAAACCAGGAGAAGCATATCGCGAAAATTCCTGCTTGGTACTATGAGGTCATTCAGTTAAAGAAGGCGCTTGTTCACAGCCTCGCGATTCTTCATAATCGCATCAATTATTCCACTCATCAATCGAGGACTGATTCACTGACCAGATTGGCGAATCGCCGCGGAATGGAGGAGCATATGAAGAAGTGGCTGGAGGAAGAGAAGCCATTCTCGCTGATCCTGCTCGATATCGATCATTTCAAACGGGTAAACGATACTTACGGTCATGCGGCTGGAGACCATGTACTGCAATTTCTGGCCATGCAAATGACGGAAACGGCAGGGTCGAATCATATATGCTGCCGCTATGGCGGAGAAGAGTTCGTCATCCTGCTGCCAGACACGGCCCAGCAGGATGCAGTAAAAGTGGCGGAGAGACTGAGATCGAAGATGGAAAGAACGGTGAGTCCATGCGGAGACATCGTAACGGTCTCCGCGGGAGTGGCTGCATATCCCGAGCATGCTTCCGATCTCGATGGTCTTGTGGCCAAGGCGGATGCTTCCCTGTATGAAGCGAAGAAACGCGGACGAAATCAGATCGTCGCTTTCGAACCACACGATGTCATACAGGCTTAG
- a CDS encoding ABC transporter substrate-binding protein, which translates to MLKKSTLLVIALGVMLGLSACGAKEEAQPANAGTTHQQTENSASSAGNSANKDGHASAETRTIKYLGQEYTVPAEVEKIVITGSVESMEDALVLNVKPAGAMTMGGSFEPLFAKITAEAVAIGEKTQPNVETILKLAPDVILASTKFPAETLEKLDKVGLTIPVSHISTDWEANLKLLAELAGEEEQADQLLASYKQEAAELRETIEPALKGKSVLMIRLRAGSMMIYPEDVFFNPSLYGDLGADVPEEVKQAKAQQMISLEKLSEMNPDYLFVQFSEAENKDTPKTLEELQSNPIWSSINAVKNGNLFVNIVDPSAQGGTAYSKIAFLEAIKNSKLAEAK; encoded by the coding sequence ATGTTAAAGAAATCAACGTTACTAGTTATAGCGTTGGGGGTGATGCTTGGTCTATCCGCGTGTGGAGCCAAGGAAGAGGCCCAGCCGGCTAACGCAGGTACAACCCATCAGCAAACGGAGAATTCCGCTTCTTCTGCCGGCAATTCCGCAAACAAGGACGGACATGCATCGGCTGAGACAAGAACGATCAAATATTTGGGGCAGGAATACACGGTGCCGGCCGAGGTCGAGAAAATCGTCATTACCGGTTCGGTAGAGTCAATGGAGGATGCTCTCGTACTCAACGTTAAACCGGCGGGCGCGATGACGATGGGAGGTTCTTTCGAGCCGTTATTTGCGAAAATAACTGCAGAAGCAGTCGCGATTGGGGAGAAGACGCAGCCGAACGTCGAAACGATTCTAAAGCTGGCGCCGGACGTTATTTTGGCCAGTACGAAGTTTCCCGCTGAGACGCTGGAGAAGCTGGACAAGGTGGGCCTGACGATTCCTGTCTCTCATATTTCTACGGACTGGGAAGCAAATTTGAAGCTGCTTGCTGAACTTGCAGGCGAGGAAGAGCAAGCGGATCAATTGCTTGCATCGTACAAGCAAGAGGCCGCTGAATTGAGGGAGACAATCGAACCAGCCCTTAAGGGTAAAAGTGTGTTGATGATCCGGCTGCGTGCCGGCAGTATGATGATCTATCCGGAGGATGTCTTCTTTAATCCATCGCTTTACGGAGATCTGGGGGCGGATGTACCAGAGGAAGTAAAGCAGGCGAAGGCGCAGCAAATGATCTCACTGGAGAAGCTGTCTGAAATGAATCCGGATTACCTGTTCGTCCAATTCTCAGAGGCTGAGAACAAGGACACGCCAAAAACGCTGGAAGAACTGCAGAGCAACCCGATCTGGAGCAGCATCAATGCGGTGAAAAACGGTAATCTGTTCGTGAACATCGTTGATCCGAGCGCTCAAGGCGGTACGGCTTACAGCAAAATTGCGTTTCTGGAAGCCATCAAGAACAGCAAATTAGCTGAAGCGAAGTGA
- a CDS encoding carbamate kinase family protein, whose product MGKLVVVAIGGNALVKGNDYDTIQDQYESVCEIAVNIADMVEAGCEVIVTHGNGPQVGYTLRRGEIAEKVAGMPSVPLVNCVADTQGGIGYQIQQALTNEFIRRGMKQKVATVITQVEVSSNDPNFKKPSKPVGSFFTLEQAQELEKEHPDWVFVEDSGRGYRRVVPSPQPIDIVEKDAIKSLIESGYVVIAVGGGGIPVVKRADQTYEGIDAVIDKDLATSLLADQIQAEILIITTGVPKVFIHFGKPNQKALDKITVSETKQYVLEEHFPKGSMLPKIEASLSFLEKSGSRVIITNPESLKAAINNAAGTHIVKSYGEDV is encoded by the coding sequence GTGGGAAAACTGGTAGTCGTAGCGATTGGCGGAAACGCACTTGTCAAAGGAAACGATTATGACACAATTCAGGATCAGTACGAGTCTGTTTGCGAAATTGCCGTCAACATTGCAGATATGGTAGAAGCGGGCTGTGAAGTCATTGTGACTCATGGCAACGGCCCGCAGGTAGGCTATACACTTCGCAGGGGGGAAATCGCCGAGAAAGTGGCCGGCATGCCTAGCGTCCCGCTTGTCAACTGTGTAGCGGATACCCAAGGCGGCATCGGTTATCAAATTCAGCAGGCACTGACGAATGAATTCATTCGCCGCGGTATGAAGCAAAAGGTAGCAACCGTCATCACACAGGTCGAAGTGAGCAGCAATGATCCGAATTTCAAAAAACCGAGCAAGCCAGTAGGCTCCTTCTTTACGCTGGAACAAGCGCAGGAGCTGGAAAAGGAGCACCCGGACTGGGTCTTCGTGGAAGATTCGGGCCGCGGCTACAGGCGCGTCGTGCCTTCGCCGCAGCCGATCGACATCGTCGAGAAGGATGCCATCAAATCGTTAATTGAGAGCGGCTACGTGGTTATCGCCGTCGGCGGGGGCGGAATTCCCGTTGTCAAGAGAGCGGATCAGACTTATGAAGGCATTGATGCCGTAATCGACAAGGATCTGGCAACGAGCTTGCTGGCGGATCAAATCCAAGCCGAGATCCTGATTATTACGACTGGTGTTCCCAAAGTGTTCATTCATTTCGGCAAGCCGAACCAGAAAGCGCTGGATAAAATTACGGTGTCCGAAACGAAGCAATATGTGCTCGAAGAGCATTTCCCTAAAGGCAGTATGCTGCCAAAAATCGAGGCCAGCCTAAGCTTCCTAGAGAAAAGCGGCTCCCGAGTCATTATTACCAATCCGGAAAGCTTGAAGGCCGCAATCAACAACGCGGCAGGCACGCATATCGTAAAATCATATGGGGAGGATGTATGA
- a CDS encoding iron ABC transporter permease — MVSVYRSRNLRFAGVFMIGLALVLAAAYISLTNGTFDIGIRDVVQTLLRIHPQPEHDLVIFEFRLPRIVIALLVGAGLGLAGAVIQSITRNGLADPGILGINSGAGAAMVIFLFFYQGQIRGDGWLSILAMPLFGLAGGLIAAMLIYMFSWKNGRLEPQRLLLTGIAIGSGLSAISLYLTLKMNPGDFEMAAVWNMGSIYNASWKYIISMLPWLLLLAPLIVWKSYMLDLFQLDEDSVISVGIASEKEKALLLLCSIGIVSACVSVSGGIGFVGLMAPHIARALVGQTHRHMLPVCGIVGALMVMLADYIGRTAFAPSELPVGVVIALLGVPYFIFLLYRAKGRGIA; from the coding sequence ATGGTAAGCGTGTATAGATCAAGGAATCTACGTTTTGCCGGGGTGTTTATGATTGGACTTGCCCTGGTTCTCGCGGCGGCGTATATCAGCCTGACGAACGGCACCTTCGATATCGGAATCCGGGATGTCGTCCAGACGCTGCTGCGCATTCACCCCCAGCCGGAGCACGATTTGGTTATTTTCGAGTTTCGGCTGCCGCGGATCGTCATTGCACTGCTTGTCGGGGCTGGGCTAGGGTTGGCTGGAGCCGTCATTCAGAGTATTACCCGCAATGGATTGGCCGATCCCGGCATTTTGGGGATTAATTCGGGCGCAGGGGCGGCCATGGTTATTTTCCTCTTTTTCTATCAAGGACAAATTCGGGGAGACGGGTGGCTGTCTATTCTGGCGATGCCGCTTTTTGGCTTGGCAGGCGGGCTGATCGCTGCGATGCTGATTTACATGTTCTCTTGGAAAAATGGCCGGCTGGAGCCGCAGCGGCTGCTGCTTACCGGCATTGCGATCGGCTCGGGCTTAAGCGCCATTTCTCTGTACCTGACTTTGAAAATGAACCCTGGCGATTTTGAAATGGCCGCGGTATGGAATATGGGCAGCATTTATAACGCCAGCTGGAAATATATCATTTCCATGCTTCCCTGGCTCCTGCTTCTAGCACCGCTCATTGTGTGGAAGTCGTACATGCTCGATTTGTTCCAGCTGGATGAAGACAGCGTGATTAGCGTGGGGATTGCCTCGGAAAAAGAAAAAGCCTTGCTCTTGCTGTGCAGCATCGGCATTGTCAGCGCCTGCGTGTCCGTCTCGGGCGGGATCGGCTTTGTCGGTTTGATGGCCCCGCATATTGCAAGGGCCCTTGTTGGCCAGACGCACCGGCACATGCTGCCGGTTTGCGGTATAGTGGGGGCGCTGATGGTCATGCTGGCCGATTATATCGGCAGGACGGCGTTCGCTCCGTCGGAACTGCCGGTAGGCGTTGTTATAGCCTTACTTGGCGTGCCTTATTTCATCTTTCTGCTCTACAGAGCCAAAGGCCGGGGCATTGCCTGA
- a CDS encoding LysR family transcriptional regulator, with the protein MTLQQLKYVIEVATRGSMNEAAKRLFISQPSLSNAIKDLEEELQITIFERTNKGIVLTKDGAEFLSYARQVVEQAALLESRYLNVKPAPQHFSVSAQHYAFAVSAFVELVNQYGHDEYELALRETKTYEVIEDVKHMYSEIGILYLNEFNAKVINRLLDDAGLQFTSLFVARPHIFISARNPLAKQPIVTIDQLDDYPFLCFDQGEFNSFHFSEEILSTLSHKKLIRVNDRATLFNLLIGLNGYTISTGVLSADLNGRDIIPVPLECDESINVGWISHRNMPLSKLGTAYVEALKESVAKDYG; encoded by the coding sequence ATGACCCTTCAGCAGTTGAAATACGTGATAGAGGTGGCTACCCGCGGGTCGATGAACGAAGCCGCGAAGCGCTTGTTCATTTCGCAGCCCAGCCTGTCCAATGCGATCAAAGATTTGGAGGAGGAGCTGCAGATTACGATTTTTGAACGGACGAATAAGGGCATTGTACTCACGAAGGACGGTGCGGAATTCCTGAGCTATGCCCGTCAGGTCGTCGAGCAAGCGGCGCTGCTGGAGAGCCGCTATTTGAATGTGAAGCCGGCTCCCCAGCATTTCTCCGTATCAGCTCAGCATTATGCTTTTGCGGTCAGTGCTTTTGTGGAACTCGTGAATCAATATGGACATGACGAGTACGAGCTGGCGCTGCGAGAGACGAAGACCTACGAAGTGATCGAGGATGTCAAGCATATGTACAGCGAAATCGGCATCCTGTATCTGAATGAATTCAATGCCAAGGTCATAAACAGGCTGCTGGACGATGCCGGGCTGCAATTTACCAGCTTGTTTGTGGCGCGGCCGCATATTTTTATTAGCGCCAGGAACCCTCTTGCGAAACAGCCCATTGTCACTATTGATCAGCTCGACGATTATCCGTTCCTCTGCTTCGACCAGGGCGAATTCAACTCGTTTCATTTCTCGGAGGAAATTCTAAGCACGCTGTCCCATAAGAAGCTGATCCGGGTCAACGACAGAGCGACGCTGTTTAATTTGCTGATCGGCCTTAACGGTTATACGATTTCCACGGGGGTGCTGAGCGCCGATTTGAATGGACGCGACATCATTCCGGTGCCCCTGGAATGTGACGAGTCGATCAATGTGGGCTGGATTTCGCATCGGAACATGCCGTTGTCGAAGCTGGGTACAGCCTATGTAGAGGCGCTCAAGGAATCTGTAGCCAAGGATTACGGTTGA
- a CDS encoding ROK family protein, with product MRILAADIGGTNTKLCICDEHGRMEKFQEYATESRQGGPHVMARLMDKLAEYDDFDAIAISTAGQVDSEAGIIVFANENIPDYTGMRIKDMLEEKFHKPVKVENDVNAAALGEAFFGAARHLDDFLCLTYGTGIGGAIVIDRRVYKGANGVAAEFGHIVTHAVADRGNGGTPLFYEKYASTTALVEMARDVDPDCRNGRMLFEKIKQGNSQLEQVLHVWVDEVVYGLASIIHIFNPSAVIVGGGVMEQDELVQLVEARTKAAVMESYRDVKILKASLGNKAGVLGAASLFCR from the coding sequence ATGAGAATATTAGCCGCGGATATTGGCGGAACGAATACAAAGCTCTGCATCTGTGATGAACACGGAAGGATGGAGAAATTCCAGGAATACGCCACGGAGAGCCGCCAAGGCGGCCCTCATGTGATGGCCCGATTGATGGACAAGCTTGCGGAATATGACGATTTTGATGCAATTGCCATCAGTACGGCCGGGCAAGTTGATTCGGAAGCAGGAATTATCGTCTTCGCTAACGAAAATATACCAGATTACACCGGCATGAGAATAAAGGACATGCTTGAGGAGAAATTTCATAAACCTGTAAAAGTTGAAAATGATGTGAACGCGGCCGCGCTCGGAGAAGCATTTTTCGGCGCTGCCCGGCACTTGGATGATTTTTTATGCTTGACTTATGGTACGGGGATCGGCGGGGCCATCGTGATCGATCGCCGGGTTTATAAGGGGGCTAACGGCGTGGCTGCTGAATTTGGCCATATCGTGACACATGCCGTGGCCGATCGCGGCAACGGGGGTACCCCTCTTTTTTACGAAAAATATGCTTCAACGACGGCTTTGGTGGAAATGGCCAGGGACGTTGACCCCGACTGCAGGAATGGCAGAATGCTGTTCGAGAAGATCAAGCAGGGAAACAGTCAGCTGGAGCAAGTTCTGCACGTCTGGGTGGATGAAGTCGTCTACGGTTTAGCCTCAATCATTCATATCTTTAATCCCTCTGCCGTTATAGTCGGGGGTGGCGTAATGGAGCAGGATGAGCTGGTTCAGCTTGTAGAAGCCAGAACGAAGGCAGCGGTTATGGAAAGCTATCGTGATGTGAAAATTCTGAAAGCCTCCCTAGGGAATAAAGCGGGCGTTCTTGGAGCGGCATCACTATTTTGTCGATAG
- a CDS encoding MurR/RpiR family transcriptional regulator, which produces MRPLSIFTSIHSKYNNLTNTEKKVADYVLENAASVVYMSITDLADACNVGESSIFRFCKSLSYKGYQEFKIALAHSITVDNEIPQLTDQVLMDDSIDQVASKALSSNISALNETFNLLNIEKIDQAIDYLIGADRILFFGVGSSLITAMEAKVKFMRITNKAECTFDSHLQMMSAALMSERDVAVIISYSGSTKDNIEVAKKAKERGATVISITRFVKSPLTSYSDITLLCGANEGPLQGGSLSAKISQLYLLDVLYTEYFKRAKEQSIANKENTAAAVSEKLL; this is translated from the coding sequence TTGCGGCCATTAAGTATTTTTACTTCGATTCATTCCAAGTACAACAATTTAACGAATACAGAGAAGAAGGTAGCTGACTATGTGCTGGAAAATGCTGCGAGCGTGGTCTACATGTCCATTACGGATTTGGCCGATGCCTGTAATGTTGGGGAATCCAGCATATTCCGTTTTTGCAAATCACTTAGCTATAAAGGCTACCAGGAATTTAAAATCGCCCTGGCTCACAGCATTACCGTGGACAATGAGATTCCGCAGCTGACCGACCAGGTGCTCATGGATGATTCGATCGACCAGGTCGCGTCCAAGGCGCTGTCTTCAAATATCAGCGCATTGAATGAGACTTTTAATTTATTAAACATTGAGAAAATAGATCAGGCCATCGATTATTTGATCGGGGCCGACCGGATATTGTTCTTTGGCGTGGGCTCGTCACTGATCACGGCCATGGAGGCCAAAGTCAAGTTCATGCGGATCACAAATAAGGCGGAGTGCACCTTTGATTCACATCTGCAGATGATGTCGGCGGCTCTCATGTCCGAGCGGGATGTAGCTGTGATCATTTCGTATTCAGGTTCAACCAAGGACAATATTGAAGTGGCGAAGAAGGCAAAGGAGCGCGGCGCAACGGTAATATCGATTACACGGTTCGTCAAGTCACCGCTAACTTCGTATTCGGATATTACACTGCTGTGCGGAGCCAATGAAGGTCCGCTGCAGGGAGGCTCCTTATCAGCGAAAATATCCCAGCTCTATTTGCTGGACGTACTATATACCGAATATTTCAAAAGAGCGAAAGAGCAATCGATCGCCAACAAGGAGAATACCGCAGCAGCGGTTAGCGAGAAGCTATTATAA
- a CDS encoding alpha/beta hydrolase: MVSLKNINQSFTLPNTEYWDMRSTAANRDYRIFAFKPEEAPPSGGYPVIYLLDGNALFATMVDAVRAQSRVQKKTGVSPAVVIGIGYPGDALFDPARYYDYTMPTQPDQIIPGPEGKPWPELGGVSEFIDFIEQDLKPEVERQFPIDGGRQAVLGHSLGGLFVLQALFDQPHLFQNYIAGSPSIHWNKSYMAEAEQRFVSRMGQGAGQADSSSRPQKLSLLITAGELEQSHPSRMVENASGLADRLAKLAEQGSELRVEYCEFAGESHISVLPALISRAVRFALVQAANG; the protein is encoded by the coding sequence GTGGTTTCGTTGAAAAATATTAATCAGTCATTTACGCTGCCGAATACGGAGTATTGGGATATGCGCTCAACGGCAGCGAACCGCGATTATCGCATTTTTGCCTTTAAGCCGGAGGAAGCGCCGCCTTCAGGCGGCTACCCGGTCATCTATTTGCTAGACGGAAATGCGCTATTTGCTACTATGGTGGATGCTGTCCGTGCACAATCCCGTGTACAGAAGAAAACCGGTGTGTCTCCCGCCGTTGTGATCGGCATCGGCTATCCGGGCGATGCGCTATTTGATCCTGCGCGCTACTATGATTACACGATGCCGACGCAGCCTGATCAGATCATTCCCGGACCGGAGGGCAAGCCTTGGCCCGAGCTGGGCGGCGTCAGTGAGTTCATTGATTTCATCGAGCAGGATCTGAAGCCGGAGGTGGAACGCCAATTTCCCATTGATGGCGGCAGGCAGGCCGTACTGGGGCATTCCCTTGGCGGCTTATTCGTGCTGCAGGCTCTGTTCGATCAACCGCATTTATTTCAGAACTATATTGCTGGCAGTCCCTCAATTCATTGGAACAAATCCTATATGGCTGAAGCGGAGCAGAGATTTGTATCCCGTATGGGGCAGGGAGCTGGGCAGGCGGATAGCTCAAGCAGGCCCCAAAAGCTGAGCTTGCTGATTACAGCAGGGGAGCTGGAGCAGTCACATCCCAGCCGAATGGTCGAGAACGCGAGCGGGCTCGCTGACCGACTGGCGAAGCTGGCTGAGCAGGGATCTGAGCTGCGCGTGGAATATTGCGAGTTTGCCGGGGAGAGCCACATCTCGGTGCTGCCCGCCTTGATCAGCCGTGCGGTTCGCTTTGCACTCGTTCAAGCAGCAAACGGCTAG
- a CDS encoding iron-hydroxamate ABC transporter substrate-binding protein, with product MNRNRKPKYAAAAGILSLVLLLSACSGGSAPASTNGNASPASGGNQVEESQPAERVLTDSLGHEMKVPANPERIIASYLEDHLVALGVKPVAQWSVADGKTVQNYLQYELKDVPTIPSELPYETVMSFQPDLILMDSADMAAGDKYEQYSKIAPTYSVGTEQNNDWREELLTVGDVLNKAEEAKKALADYDAKANEANEKLQAAIGEKSAAVLWPLGKSTYIVHEKLSSGDVLYRDLGMKVPSVVQEISASATANWNQISAEKLAELDADYIFIVSSAVPMEELLTDPIWAGLPAVKHGQIYEFDNESSWLYTGVIANGKIIDDVLNSILK from the coding sequence ATGAACAGAAACAGAAAACCTAAATATGCTGCAGCAGCAGGAATATTAAGCTTGGTTCTGCTGTTGAGCGCCTGTTCCGGCGGGTCTGCCCCGGCTAGTACGAACGGCAACGCAAGCCCGGCTTCCGGCGGAAATCAAGTCGAAGAATCTCAGCCGGCAGAGCGTGTGCTTACGGATTCACTAGGCCATGAAATGAAGGTACCGGCGAATCCCGAACGGATCATCGCTTCTTATTTGGAGGACCATCTCGTAGCCCTAGGCGTCAAACCAGTCGCGCAATGGTCTGTAGCAGACGGCAAGACGGTACAGAATTATTTGCAATATGAATTGAAGGATGTACCGACGATTCCGTCCGAGCTTCCTTATGAAACGGTAATGAGCTTCCAGCCGGACTTGATCCTTATGGACAGTGCCGACATGGCAGCTGGAGATAAATATGAACAATATTCAAAAATAGCTCCTACATATTCCGTAGGTACAGAGCAGAACAATGACTGGCGGGAAGAGCTGCTTACCGTCGGAGACGTTCTAAACAAGGCCGAGGAAGCCAAGAAGGCTCTCGCGGATTACGACGCGAAGGCGAATGAGGCCAATGAGAAGCTGCAAGCCGCCATCGGCGAGAAATCTGCTGCAGTCCTGTGGCCTCTAGGCAAGAGCACTTACATCGTTCATGAGAAGCTCTCTAGCGGAGATGTTCTCTATCGGGATCTCGGGATGAAGGTGCCGTCCGTCGTGCAGGAAATATCCGCTTCAGCCACGGCGAACTGGAATCAGATCTCGGCGGAGAAGCTGGCTGAGCTGGATGCAGACTACATTTTCATAGTCAGCTCCGCTGTACCGATGGAAGAACTGCTCACCGATCCGATCTGGGCCGGACTACCGGCGGTGAAGCACGGCCAGATATATGAATTTGATAATGAATCGAGCTGGCTCTATACGGGTGTGATTGCCAACGGAAAAATCATCGATGATGTATTAAATAGCATTTTGAAGTAG
- a CDS encoding nucleoside deaminase translates to MDYMKLAADKTIEGMDNNMGGPFGATIVRGDEIIAVCSNRMMADTDPSQHAEMVAIREACKTLGTMDLSDCVIYATCEPCPMCVSAIIWSGIKEVYYCNTAEDADRHGFSDMHLRNYLTGKDTSVLNMVKVPAREDCDKLFEHFHKLQENQ, encoded by the coding sequence ATGGATTACATGAAACTAGCAGCAGACAAAACCATCGAGGGCATGGACAACAACATGGGAGGACCTTTCGGAGCTACTATTGTACGCGGCGATGAAATTATTGCCGTATGCAGCAACCGCATGATGGCCGATACCGACCCTTCGCAGCATGCGGAAATGGTCGCGATTAGAGAAGCGTGCAAAACGCTGGGTACGATGGACCTCTCCGACTGCGTCATTTATGCGACCTGCGAGCCTTGTCCGATGTGTGTATCCGCTATTATTTGGTCAGGCATCAAAGAGGTGTACTATTGCAACACGGCCGAAGATGCGGATAGACACGGCTTCAGCGACATGCATCTGCGCAATTATTTGACAGGCAAAGATACAAGCGTGCTGAATATGGTGAAGGTGCCTGCTCGCGAAGATTGCGACAAATTATTTGAGCACTTTCACAAGCTGCAAGAGAACCAATAA
- a CDS encoding YhcH/YjgK/YiaL family protein: protein MILGSLATWKDDHKFEHKAIIEAIEAIQSIVSDPPSPGRVEIRGDEMYASVMELEAKPFTEQVAEKHETYIDVHYLIEGEEMIGWSPAEGGEQPVQAYDEEGDYALYQPSDEEVKLAMKPGMFAVFFPHDIHRPGMAEQPAAIRKLVVKIHINMFES, encoded by the coding sequence ATGATTTTAGGCTCACTAGCAACCTGGAAAGATGATCATAAATTTGAGCATAAGGCCATTATAGAGGCGATTGAAGCGATCCAAAGCATCGTTAGCGATCCGCCGTCCCCTGGGCGCGTCGAGATTCGGGGCGATGAGATGTATGCTTCGGTTATGGAACTGGAAGCAAAGCCGTTTACAGAGCAGGTAGCAGAGAAGCATGAAACCTATATCGATGTGCATTATCTGATCGAAGGCGAGGAGATGATCGGATGGTCGCCTGCTGAAGGCGGAGAACAACCTGTGCAGGCGTATGATGAGGAAGGGGACTATGCGCTGTATCAGCCTTCAGATGAAGAAGTGAAATTAGCGATGAAGCCCGGAATGTTCGCCGTATTTTTTCCGCATGATATTCATAGACCAGGCATGGCTGAGCAGCCGGCGGCCATCCGCAAGCTTGTGGTTAAGATTCATATCAATATGTTCGAATCGTGA